A genomic region of Drosophila kikkawai strain 14028-0561.14 chromosome X, DkikHiC1v2, whole genome shotgun sequence contains the following coding sequences:
- the rdgA gene encoding eye-specific diacylglycerol kinase isoform X5 translates to MEQQKLSTDQLPAASGSTTPATTTAAAAAAATATRSSSTTTTTKSNNNSPARSTFTNNFNQQLQATTAATMQRLRTTFTRSRTPTGAEMKMQNSLEVPKQVRSASFDEMQLEAQRASSSLLKQQSSSSASADERSSEAGLLQVPLAAHQQRSHSFDSAAVSAGSDDSGTFLEVPRRLKTRRSSSTKTPPPCIHCHYLEEYERRMTAEQRYFIDHRELSALSNTSSEGSEDEDNDDDNDDDGGGDDDDEEGSAATEATEGETTETAPEEVEEEPRTEVESEHDHDPDDDAAMEMDIRIGNMSLGSSIEESRTHIPRQMRRHTIGSSGHTTMTSEDEGLEGSDNGSPHFGNTLLPPQPTTPCGITFTLSPTNGDYPSSPPILPIEPPSPPMSPCSTAVRLPPTMITPPTISSPCASADADDAGAAMGLPVRARRRSISRQEAIFVEPTGNSLENVSHEEVDNNNKSSVDTADSLEEASTMATCGSPTAAGGAGASSSHHNAFVVRDIYLMVPDLKRDRAASVDSCFSKLSSGPKAEELQPSADGCFLTVPNINATRSRSVDIVLPTDEQARYKALSMTGSTATYADGRTASASNSRRPIRIVPDWTENAVQGEHYWKPTSASGDLCCLNEECIKSGQRMKCSACQLIAHQNCIPFVNEKSQLACKPTYRDVGIRQYREQTTTHHHWVHRKLEKGKCKQCGKQAVQSKLFGSKEIVALSCAWCHEIYHNKESCFNQAKIGEECRLGNYAPIIVPPSWIVKLPNKGNFKSSIRVSNKNNAASGSAGGGGGGSGAGGGSGAGSGGGGGQGGGHKSKKHTQRRHKAKDEKKEPRAFIVKPIPSPEVIPVIVFINPKSGGNQGVKLLGKFQHLLNPRQVFDLTQGGPKMGLDMFRKAPNLRLLACGGDGTVGWVLSVLDQIQPPLQPVPAVGVLPLGTGNDLARALGWGGCFQLQLQGYTDEPIGKILREIGMSQCVLMDRWRVKVTPNDDVSDDHVDRSKANVPLNVINNYFSFGVDAHIALEFHEAREAHPERFNSRLRNKMYYGQMGGKDLILRQYRNLSQWVTLECDGQDFTGKLRDAGCHAVLFLNIPSYGGGTHPWNDSFGSAKPSIDDGLMEVVGLTTYQLPMLQAGMHGTCICQCRKARIITRRTIPMQVDGEACRVKPSIIEIELLNKALMLSKRKHGRGDVQVNPLEKMQLHILRVTMQQYEQYHYDKEMLRKLANKLGQIEIESQVDLEHVRNMLNSKFEESISYPKVSQDWCFIDSCTAEHYFRIDRAQEHLHYICDIAIDELYILDHEAATMPQTPDQERSFAAFSQRQAQNERRQMDQAQGRGPGSTDEDLQIGSKPIKVMKWKSNKDRLFSFNEDVFGYGFSPILEQTSDAVLLAAQSGDLNMLRALHEQGYSLQSVNKNGQTALHFACKYNHKDIVKYIISCATRRVINMADKELGQTALHIAAEQNRRDICVMLVAAGANLQARDSGGNTAMMVAFNKNANEIATYLESKQGTQPVDSCWALNDSNTSPPAPSM, encoded by the exons ATGGAACAGCAAAAACTGTCCACCGATCAGCTGCCAGCAGCCTCGGGTTCAACAACgcctgcaacaacaacagcagcagcagcagcagcagcaacagccaccCGCTCAAGCTCAACAACAACTACTACTAAgtcgaacaacaacagcccgGCCAGATCAACGTTTACCAACAATTTTAACCAACAACTGCAGGCAACCACAGCAGCCACCATGCAGCGTCTACGCACGACATTTACGCGATCGCGAACGCCAACAGGTGCCGAGATGAAGATGCAGAATAGCCTGGAGGTTCCCAAACAG GTCCGCTCCGCCTCCTTCGACGAGATGCAACTGGAGGCACAGCGTGCCTCCTCGAGCCTGCTCAAGCAGCagtcctcctcctcggcctCGGCGGACGAGCGATCCTCGGAGGCGGGACTGCTCCAGGTGCCGTTGGCGGCCCATCAGCAACGATCTCATAGCTTCGACTCGGCGGCGGTGTCCGCGGGTAGCGATGATTCTGGCACCTTTTTGGAGGTGCCGCGTCGCCTAAAGACTCGCCGCAGTTCGTCCACCAAGACGCCGCCACCCTGCATCCATTGTCACTATCTGGAGGAGTATGAACGCCGAATGACGGCCGAGCAGCGCTACTTTATCGATCACCGGGAGCTGAGTGCCTTGAGCAACACCAGCTCGGAGGGGAGCGAGGATGaggacaacgacgacgacaatgatgatgatggcggcggtgatgacgatgatgaggaGGGCAGTGCTGCCACAGAGGCCACCGAGGGTGAGACCACGGAAACGGCAcccgaggaggtggaggaggagccgcGCACTGAAGTGGAATCGGAGCACGATCACGATCCGGACGATGATGCCGCCATGGAAATGGATATACGAATTGGCAACATGAGCCTGGGCAGCAGCATCGAGGAGTCTCGGACTCATATTCCTCGCCAAATGCGACGCCATACCATCGGCAGCAGCGGCCATACCACCATGACTTCGGAGGATGAGGGCCTTGAAGGATCGGATAATGGATCTCCGCATTTTGGCAACACCCTGCTGCCCCCTCAGCCGACCACGCCCTGCGGCATCACCTTCACACTGAGTCCAACCAATGGAGATTATCCGTCGTCGCCGCCAATTCTACCCATTGAGCCACCATCGCCGCCCATGTCGCCATGCTCGACGGCGGTACGACTGCCGCCCACGATGATAACACCACCCACGATCTCCTCGCCCTGTGCATCGGCGGATGCCGATGATGCTGGCGCTGCCATGGGTCTGCCGGTCCGAGCCAGACGTCGTTCGATTTCGCGACAGGAGGCCATATTTGTGGAGCCCACGGGCAACTCCTTGGAGAATGTCTCTCACGAGGAGgtggacaacaacaacaagtcaTCGGTGGACACTGCGGACTCTCTAGAGGAAGCCTCGACCATGGCCACCTGTGGCTCACCAACAGCAGCCGGAGGAGCTGGTGCATCGAGCAGTCACCACAATGCTTTTGTGGTAAGAGACATCTATCTGATGGTGCCGGATCTCAAAAGAGATCGTGCCGCCTCCGTGGACTCGTGCTTTTCGAAGCTCTCCTCGGGACCCAAGGCCGAGGAGCTGCAGCCGAGTGCCGATGGGTGTTTCCTCACAGTACCAAATATCAATGCCACCCGATCCAGATCGGTAGATATAGTGCTGCCAACCGATGAGCAGGCGAGGTACAAGGCTTTGTCCATGACAGGATCCACAGCAACCTATGCCGATGG GCGTACCGCTTCGGCTAGCAACTCCCGGAGACCGATACGGATTGTGCCCGATTGGACGGAGAATGCTGTGCAGGGCGAGCACTACTGGAAGCCCACTTCCGCATCCGGAGATCTTTGCTGTTTGAACGAGGAATGCATT AAGAGCGGCCAGCGGATGAAGTGCTCCGCCTGCCAGTTGATTGCGCACCAAAACTGCATTCCGTTTGTGAACGAAAAGAGCCAGCTGGCCTGCAAGCCCACCTATCGGGATGTGGGCATCCGTCAGTATCGGGAGCAGACCACCACCCACCATCATTGGGTGCATCGCAAGCTGGAGAAGGGCAAGTGCAAGCAGTGCGGAAAG CAGGCGGTGCAGAGCAAGCTCTTCGGCTCGAAGGAGATTGTGGCGTTGTCCTGCGCCTGGTGCCATGAGATCTACCACAACAAGGAGTCCTGCTTCAACCAGGCCAAAATCGGCGAGGAGTGTCGTCTGG GCAACTATGCGCCCATCATTGTGCCGCCGTCGTGGATTGTGAAGCTGCCGAACAAGGGCAACTTCAAGTCCTCGATTCGTGTGAGCAACAAGAACAATGCCGCCTCGGGCTCAGcgggcggtggtggtggcgggtCAGGAGCTGGCGGTGGATCCGGTgctggcagcggcggcggcggcggacaGGGTGGTGGACACAAGAGCAAGAAGCATACACAGCGTCGGCACAAGGCCAAGGACGAGAAGAAGGAGCCGAGGGCGTTCATTGTGAAGCCAATACCATCGCCGGAGGTAATCCCGGTCATTGTGTTTATTAATCCCAAATCCGGTGGCAATCAGGGTGTCAAGCTCCTGGGCAAGTTCCAGCATCTGCTCAATCCGCGCCAGGTGTTTGATCTCACCCAGGGGGGTCCTAAAATGGG CCTCGACATGTTCCGCAAGGCCCCCAATCTGCGGCTATTGGCCTGCGGCGGCGACGGCACTGTGGGCTGGGTCCTGTCCGTCCTGGACCAGATCCAGCCACCCCTGCAGCCGGTCCCGGCCGTCGGTGTCCTGCCCCTGGGCACTGGAAATGATCTCGCTCGCGCTCTTGGATGGGGCGGG TGCTTCCAACTCCAACTTCAGGGCTATACGGATGAACCGATTGGTAAGATACTGCGCGAGATTGGCATGTCGCAGTGCGTTTTAATGGATCGCTGGCGCGTCAAGGTGACGCCCAACGATGATGTCAGCGACGATCATGTCGACAGGAGCAAGGCAAATGTGCCCCTGAATGTGATCAACAATTATTTCTCATTCGGTGTGGATGCCCACATTGCCCTCGAATTTCACGAGGCACGCGAAGCGCATCCGGAGCGCTTCAATTCGCGGCTAAGGAACAAGATGTACTATGGCCAGATGGGCGGCAAGGATCTGATCCTGCGCCAGTATCGCAACCTGTCCCAGTGGGTAACCCTGGAGTGCGATGGCCAGGATTTCACCGGCAAGCTACGGGATGCTGGCTGCCATGCGGTGCTCTTCCTGAACATTCCCAG CTATGGCGGCGGCACTCATCCTTGGAACGACTCCTTTGGCTCTGCCAAGCCTTCGATTGACGACGGCCTAATGGAAGTGGTGGGACTGACCACCTACCAGCTGCCCATGCTGCAGGCGGGCATGCATGGCACCTGCATCTGCCAGTGCCGCAAGGCAAGAATCATCACCCGGCGCACCATACCCATGCAGGTGGATGGCGAGGCCTGCCGGGTGAAGCCCTCGATCATTGAGATCGAGCTGCTCAACAAGGCTTTGATGCTGTCCAAAAGGAAGCATGGACGCGGCGATGTCCA GGTGAATCCCCTGGAGAAGATGCAGCTGCACATCCTGCGGGTGACCATGCAGCAGTACGAGCAGTATCACTACGACAAGGAGATGCTGCGCAAGCTGGCCAACAAGCTGGGCCAGATCGAGATCGAGTCGCAGGTCGATCTGGAGCATGTCCGCAACATGCTCAACTCCAAGTTCGAGGAGTCCATCTCATATCCCAAGGTCTCGCAGGACTGGTGCTTCATCGACT CCTGCACTGCGGAGCACTATTTCCGCATTGATCGCGCCCAGGAGCACTTGCACTACATCTGTGACATTGCCATCGATGAGCTGTATATACTGGACCATGAGGCGGCCACCATGCCACAGACACCGGACCAGGAGCGCTCCTTTGCGGCCTTCTCGCAGCGGCAGGCGCAGAATGAGCGCCGGCAAATGGACCAGGCCCAGGGCCGTGGCCCGGGCAGCACGG ATGAGGATTTGCAAATTGGCTCCAAGCCCATTAAAGTGATGAAGTGGAAGAG CAACAAAGATCGTTTATTCAGTTTCAACGAAGATGTTTTTGGTTATGGATTCAG CCCTATACTGGAGCAAACTTCCGATGCCGTACTACTAGCAGCCCAGAGCGGCGACCTCAATATG TTACGTGCACTACATGAACAAGGATACTCACTGCAGTCAGTGAACAAGAACGGACAGACCGCCTTGCACTTTGCCTGCAAATACAACCATAAGGACATTGTTAAATATATCATCTCGTGCGCCACGCGACGCGTCATCAACATGGCCGACAAGGAGCT
- the rdgA gene encoding eye-specific diacylglycerol kinase isoform X2 — MEQQKLSTDQLPAASGSTTPATTTAAAAAAATATRSSSTTTTTKSNNNSPARSTFTNNFNQQLQATTAATMQRLRTTFTRSRTPTGAEMKMQNSLEVPKQVKKVRSASFDEMQLEAQRASSSLLKQQSSSSASADERSSEAGLLQVPLAAHQQRSHSFDSAAVSAGSDDSGTFLEVPRRLKTRRSSSTKTPPPCIHCHYLEEYERRMTAEQRYFIDHRELSALSNTSSEGSEDEDNDDDNDDDGGGDDDDEEGSAATEATEGETTETAPEEVEEEPRTEVESEHDHDPDDDAAMEMDIRIGNMSLGSSIEESRTHIPRQMRRHTIGSSGHTTMTSEDEGLEGSDNGSPHFGNTLLPPQPTTPCGITFTLSPTNGDYPSSPPILPIEPPSPPMSPCSTAVRLPPTMITPPTISSPCASADADDAGAAMGLPVRARRRSISRQEAIFVEPTGNSLENVSHEEVDNNNKSSVDTADSLEEASTMATCGSPTAAGGAGASSSHHNAFVVRDIYLMVPDLKRDRAASVDSCFSKLSSGPKAEELQPSADGCFLTVPNINATRSRSVDIVLPTDEQARYKALSMTGSTATYADGRRTASASNSRRPIRIVPDWTENAVQGEHYWKPTSASGDLCCLNEECIKSGQRMKCSACQLIAHQNCIPFVNEKSQLACKPTYRDVGIRQYREQTTTHHHWVHRKLEKGKCKQCGKAVQSKLFGSKEIVALSCAWCHEIYHNKESCFNQAKIGEECRLGNYAPIIVPPSWIVKLPNKGNFKSSIRVSNKNNAASGSAGGGGGGSGAGGGSGAGSGGGGGQGGGHKSKKHTQRRHKAKDEKKEPRAFIVKPIPSPEVIPVIVFINPKSGGNQGVKLLGKFQHLLNPRQVFDLTQGGPKMGLDMFRKAPNLRLLACGGDGTVGWVLSVLDQIQPPLQPVPAVGVLPLGTGNDLARALGWGGCFQLQLQGYTDEPIGKILREIGMSQCVLMDRWRVKVTPNDDVSDDHVDRSKANVPLNVINNYFSFGVDAHIALEFHEAREAHPERFNSRLRNKMYYGQMGGKDLILRQYRNLSQWVTLECDGQDFTGKLRDAGCHAVLFLNIPSYGGGTHPWNDSFGSAKPSIDDGLMEVVGLTTYQLPMLQAGMHGTCICQCRKARIITRRTIPMQVDGEACRVKPSIIEIELLNKALMLSKRKHGRGDVQVNPLEKMQLHILRVTMQQYEQYHYDKEMLRKLANKLGQIEIESQVDLEHVRNMLNSKFEESISYPKVSQDWCFIDSCTAEHYFRIDRAQEHLHYICDIAIDELYILDHEAATMPQTPDQERSFAAFSQRQAQNERRQMDQAQGRGPGSTDEDLQIGSKPIKVMKWKSNKDRLFSFNEDVFGYGFSPILEQTSDAVLLAAQSGDLNMLRALHEQGYSLQSVNKNGQTALHFACKYNHKDIVKYIISCATRRVINMADKELGQTALHIAAEQNRRDICVMLVAAGANLQARDSGGNTAMMVAFNKNANEIATYLESKQGTQPVDSCWALNDSNTSPPAPSM; from the exons ATGGAACAGCAAAAACTGTCCACCGATCAGCTGCCAGCAGCCTCGGGTTCAACAACgcctgcaacaacaacagcagcagcagcagcagcagcaacagccaccCGCTCAAGCTCAACAACAACTACTACTAAgtcgaacaacaacagcccgGCCAGATCAACGTTTACCAACAATTTTAACCAACAACTGCAGGCAACCACAGCAGCCACCATGCAGCGTCTACGCACGACATTTACGCGATCGCGAACGCCAACAGGTGCCGAGATGAAGATGCAGAATAGCCTGGAGGTTCCCAAACAGGTAAAAAAG GTCCGCTCCGCCTCCTTCGACGAGATGCAACTGGAGGCACAGCGTGCCTCCTCGAGCCTGCTCAAGCAGCagtcctcctcctcggcctCGGCGGACGAGCGATCCTCGGAGGCGGGACTGCTCCAGGTGCCGTTGGCGGCCCATCAGCAACGATCTCATAGCTTCGACTCGGCGGCGGTGTCCGCGGGTAGCGATGATTCTGGCACCTTTTTGGAGGTGCCGCGTCGCCTAAAGACTCGCCGCAGTTCGTCCACCAAGACGCCGCCACCCTGCATCCATTGTCACTATCTGGAGGAGTATGAACGCCGAATGACGGCCGAGCAGCGCTACTTTATCGATCACCGGGAGCTGAGTGCCTTGAGCAACACCAGCTCGGAGGGGAGCGAGGATGaggacaacgacgacgacaatgatgatgatggcggcggtgatgacgatgatgaggaGGGCAGTGCTGCCACAGAGGCCACCGAGGGTGAGACCACGGAAACGGCAcccgaggaggtggaggaggagccgcGCACTGAAGTGGAATCGGAGCACGATCACGATCCGGACGATGATGCCGCCATGGAAATGGATATACGAATTGGCAACATGAGCCTGGGCAGCAGCATCGAGGAGTCTCGGACTCATATTCCTCGCCAAATGCGACGCCATACCATCGGCAGCAGCGGCCATACCACCATGACTTCGGAGGATGAGGGCCTTGAAGGATCGGATAATGGATCTCCGCATTTTGGCAACACCCTGCTGCCCCCTCAGCCGACCACGCCCTGCGGCATCACCTTCACACTGAGTCCAACCAATGGAGATTATCCGTCGTCGCCGCCAATTCTACCCATTGAGCCACCATCGCCGCCCATGTCGCCATGCTCGACGGCGGTACGACTGCCGCCCACGATGATAACACCACCCACGATCTCCTCGCCCTGTGCATCGGCGGATGCCGATGATGCTGGCGCTGCCATGGGTCTGCCGGTCCGAGCCAGACGTCGTTCGATTTCGCGACAGGAGGCCATATTTGTGGAGCCCACGGGCAACTCCTTGGAGAATGTCTCTCACGAGGAGgtggacaacaacaacaagtcaTCGGTGGACACTGCGGACTCTCTAGAGGAAGCCTCGACCATGGCCACCTGTGGCTCACCAACAGCAGCCGGAGGAGCTGGTGCATCGAGCAGTCACCACAATGCTTTTGTGGTAAGAGACATCTATCTGATGGTGCCGGATCTCAAAAGAGATCGTGCCGCCTCCGTGGACTCGTGCTTTTCGAAGCTCTCCTCGGGACCCAAGGCCGAGGAGCTGCAGCCGAGTGCCGATGGGTGTTTCCTCACAGTACCAAATATCAATGCCACCCGATCCAGATCGGTAGATATAGTGCTGCCAACCGATGAGCAGGCGAGGTACAAGGCTTTGTCCATGACAGGATCCACAGCAACCTATGCCGATGG CAGGCGTACCGCTTCGGCTAGCAACTCCCGGAGACCGATACGGATTGTGCCCGATTGGACGGAGAATGCTGTGCAGGGCGAGCACTACTGGAAGCCCACTTCCGCATCCGGAGATCTTTGCTGTTTGAACGAGGAATGCATT AAGAGCGGCCAGCGGATGAAGTGCTCCGCCTGCCAGTTGATTGCGCACCAAAACTGCATTCCGTTTGTGAACGAAAAGAGCCAGCTGGCCTGCAAGCCCACCTATCGGGATGTGGGCATCCGTCAGTATCGGGAGCAGACCACCACCCACCATCATTGGGTGCATCGCAAGCTGGAGAAGGGCAAGTGCAAGCAGTGCGGAAAG GCGGTGCAGAGCAAGCTCTTCGGCTCGAAGGAGATTGTGGCGTTGTCCTGCGCCTGGTGCCATGAGATCTACCACAACAAGGAGTCCTGCTTCAACCAGGCCAAAATCGGCGAGGAGTGTCGTCTGG GCAACTATGCGCCCATCATTGTGCCGCCGTCGTGGATTGTGAAGCTGCCGAACAAGGGCAACTTCAAGTCCTCGATTCGTGTGAGCAACAAGAACAATGCCGCCTCGGGCTCAGcgggcggtggtggtggcgggtCAGGAGCTGGCGGTGGATCCGGTgctggcagcggcggcggcggcggacaGGGTGGTGGACACAAGAGCAAGAAGCATACACAGCGTCGGCACAAGGCCAAGGACGAGAAGAAGGAGCCGAGGGCGTTCATTGTGAAGCCAATACCATCGCCGGAGGTAATCCCGGTCATTGTGTTTATTAATCCCAAATCCGGTGGCAATCAGGGTGTCAAGCTCCTGGGCAAGTTCCAGCATCTGCTCAATCCGCGCCAGGTGTTTGATCTCACCCAGGGGGGTCCTAAAATGGG CCTCGACATGTTCCGCAAGGCCCCCAATCTGCGGCTATTGGCCTGCGGCGGCGACGGCACTGTGGGCTGGGTCCTGTCCGTCCTGGACCAGATCCAGCCACCCCTGCAGCCGGTCCCGGCCGTCGGTGTCCTGCCCCTGGGCACTGGAAATGATCTCGCTCGCGCTCTTGGATGGGGCGGG TGCTTCCAACTCCAACTTCAGGGCTATACGGATGAACCGATTGGTAAGATACTGCGCGAGATTGGCATGTCGCAGTGCGTTTTAATGGATCGCTGGCGCGTCAAGGTGACGCCCAACGATGATGTCAGCGACGATCATGTCGACAGGAGCAAGGCAAATGTGCCCCTGAATGTGATCAACAATTATTTCTCATTCGGTGTGGATGCCCACATTGCCCTCGAATTTCACGAGGCACGCGAAGCGCATCCGGAGCGCTTCAATTCGCGGCTAAGGAACAAGATGTACTATGGCCAGATGGGCGGCAAGGATCTGATCCTGCGCCAGTATCGCAACCTGTCCCAGTGGGTAACCCTGGAGTGCGATGGCCAGGATTTCACCGGCAAGCTACGGGATGCTGGCTGCCATGCGGTGCTCTTCCTGAACATTCCCAG CTATGGCGGCGGCACTCATCCTTGGAACGACTCCTTTGGCTCTGCCAAGCCTTCGATTGACGACGGCCTAATGGAAGTGGTGGGACTGACCACCTACCAGCTGCCCATGCTGCAGGCGGGCATGCATGGCACCTGCATCTGCCAGTGCCGCAAGGCAAGAATCATCACCCGGCGCACCATACCCATGCAGGTGGATGGCGAGGCCTGCCGGGTGAAGCCCTCGATCATTGAGATCGAGCTGCTCAACAAGGCTTTGATGCTGTCCAAAAGGAAGCATGGACGCGGCGATGTCCA GGTGAATCCCCTGGAGAAGATGCAGCTGCACATCCTGCGGGTGACCATGCAGCAGTACGAGCAGTATCACTACGACAAGGAGATGCTGCGCAAGCTGGCCAACAAGCTGGGCCAGATCGAGATCGAGTCGCAGGTCGATCTGGAGCATGTCCGCAACATGCTCAACTCCAAGTTCGAGGAGTCCATCTCATATCCCAAGGTCTCGCAGGACTGGTGCTTCATCGACT CCTGCACTGCGGAGCACTATTTCCGCATTGATCGCGCCCAGGAGCACTTGCACTACATCTGTGACATTGCCATCGATGAGCTGTATATACTGGACCATGAGGCGGCCACCATGCCACAGACACCGGACCAGGAGCGCTCCTTTGCGGCCTTCTCGCAGCGGCAGGCGCAGAATGAGCGCCGGCAAATGGACCAGGCCCAGGGCCGTGGCCCGGGCAGCACGG ATGAGGATTTGCAAATTGGCTCCAAGCCCATTAAAGTGATGAAGTGGAAGAG CAACAAAGATCGTTTATTCAGTTTCAACGAAGATGTTTTTGGTTATGGATTCAG CCCTATACTGGAGCAAACTTCCGATGCCGTACTACTAGCAGCCCAGAGCGGCGACCTCAATATG TTACGTGCACTACATGAACAAGGATACTCACTGCAGTCAGTGAACAAGAACGGACAGACCGCCTTGCACTTTGCCTGCAAATACAACCATAAGGACATTGTTAAATATATCATCTCGTGCGCCACGCGACGCGTCATCAACATGGCCGACAAGGAGCT